From Diceros bicornis minor isolate mBicDic1 chromosome 21, mDicBic1.mat.cur, whole genome shotgun sequence, the proteins below share one genomic window:
- the LOC131419513 gene encoding cytochrome c oxidase subunit 6C has translation MASSALTKPQMRGLLAKRLRFHIVGAFVVSLGVAAFYKFAVAEPRKKAYADFYRNYDSMKDFEEMRKAGIFQSAK, from the exons ATGGCTTCCAGTGCTCTGACGAAACCCCAGATGCGTGGCCTTCTGGCCAAGCGTCTGCGATTTCATATTGTTGGAGCATTCGTTGTATCCCTGGGGGTTGCAGCTTTCTATAAG TTTGCTGTGGCTGAACCAAGAAAGAAGGCATATGCAGATTTCTACAGGAATTATGATTCCATGAAAGATTTTGAGGAGATGAGGAAGGCTGGTATTTTTCAGAGTGCAAAGTGA